The Microbacterium schleiferi genome contains the following window.
TCTCCACCTATTGCGGTCATCGGGTTGTGTCGGGTGCCGTCCCCGTAGCCTCGGTCCAGGCTCGGTTCGGGATCGATCATTCCGTTGTCGCGCATGTATCGACGCTGACAGTCGAGGCATCCGACCTCGGGCAGTGCACGGATGCGCAGAATCTCTCCGTATCTGCCGTCGGCGAGGACGCAGGCGAACACAATCGGTTTGCCCGCACGGCGTGCAAGGTAGTTTGCGACGCGTCGGGGTTCGACTCCGTCGACGGTGCAGATGATGATGTCGGCGGCGTCAATCAGGGGTCGGGTGATGTTGGCGTTGGCGGTGAGGTCGATGGGCCATGGGCTGATGTTGCTTTCCGGCCACTGCCTGTTCAGGGATGCCTTTAATCCATCCACTTTGGACATTCCAACGCTCGCGGCAGCGAGGACGTGCCGGGGAACGTTGTGGAAGAGGATCTTGTCAGGATCGACCAGGTCGATGTGGCCAACTCCGTAGCTTGCGAGTGCTTCGGCTGCGGCTCCTCCGATGCTGCCGGCGCCTAGCAGGAGCGCCCGCGAGGTCGAGAGGAGGCTGGTTGGCCAGAGGCTTCCAAGGGCGGTCACATGCTGGGTTCCGTCCTGGATGTCCAAAGAAATGGGGCGGACGGTGTCGTTCGAGATCGTCCACGCCGACCAGGCCGGAAGCCGTTCCCCATCGCGGATCTCCGGAGGGTCGGGACAGAAGGTCACGGCGATGTGCCATTGGCCGGGAAGCGGTGCGATCGCCTGCGGGACGAGGGTCTGGAAGGCGTCGAAGGGCATTGTCGCGTGTTGGTGGGTGAGAAGGTACGCGCAAAACGCGGCGTCCGCCGGCACTCGGTACCAGTGGCCGACGCGATTGAAGTCGGCGACCGTGAGGAAGTGGTCGGGATCCTCCGTGAGATGGACGAGGTCCGAGTCTTCGTTCGAGAGGGCGACGACTATGGCGGCCTTGTCCGGTGCGGACAGACGGCAGGTGAGATTGCCCCACGCGTACGACTTGTCGATGACCTCCATCGCTTCGGTGGGCAACAGCACCAGCCAGTTCTCGCCACTCATGCGCTGTGCTCGGTCACGCTGTCTCTTCCGCGGTCGCGGTGATCAAGTGATCGAGTTGCTCGTCGGTGACGATGCCGTTGACTGTCATGTTCGGGATCTTGCCGCGCTGAAACAGGGCGAACTCGATCATCCATCCCGACGCTTTCAGGATCAGATCGCTGGTCCGCGAGAAGAGGTCCCACTGGTCGGCATCACGGAGCAGGCAGAGGCCGCCATTGGGGAGCACGTGGTACTGGGTGAAGCTTCGCAGGGTGACGTCGGGCTGCGGTTCCAAAGGGTAGAGGATTGGTGGGACCGCGGGGAAGCCGTGCCCGTACGCGACCCGCGCGCGCAGCGGCTGGTCGACGAGGTTTGACAGCCCGGCTGGTTCGGGTCGTGTGAATGGCCATACCGGGAGTGCGCCGCTGAAGTGACCGGCACCTTCGGGCGTCCACTCGAGGGCGGGGGCCACCGAACCGATGTCGTCGATCTCCTGCGCGAGACGACCCGGGTCATCCTCCCACCAGCTGCGGAGGATCAAGGTCAGCCCTGCGGGGAATCGCGAACCGGACGCGGCCCAGTCTCTCCCGCTCCACCGGGAGGCAGTACGAGCGGGAACGCAGTCCCGAAGACGGACTGCCAGTGACGTGTCGCGGCCGGCTGATCATTGGAGGCGACGGCCCGAAGCGCCGCGACGGCGTCAGCTGCTGCATCCTCTAGGGACCTGCGCAGACCGGCCACGTCCAGACTCGGCTGGATCAACCCGGAGAGCTCCGCGGGATCTTCAACGCGCAAGGAGTGCGTCGAGGCGTTGACGAAGAAGTTCTTCAACGCCTCGGGTCGGTTGTTGCTCACCGACAGGCAGTCCAACGCGAGAACCTCCATCACGAGCGACTTGACCGTGCCGGTCACATCTTCATGCTGACGCGACCAGTACTTGAGGACCCGGACCAGCGGGCGAAACAACGACCAGTCCTGCTGCCGCCGTGCGACCTCGTTGATGAGGTACTCAGGGTCTGCGAGCGACCAGCGCTCCTCCTTCTTGAACGGGATCAGGATCCCGTCCGGACGTCGCAACGCTGGCATCACATCGACAGTGAACGCGTTGTCCTGCTCCGGCGGATCGACGAAACACTTCGCGGCGCGATTGCGGTCGGCGGTGCGGATCAGGCGCACCAGCTGCGCGCGCGATCCGTGGGACACGGAGAGGAGATCGTTCACCAGATCATGGCAACGCTCGATCGCCTCTTCGGCAGAGCCCCCGTCCTCGCCCCAGTCCGGGTGCTCGTCCTGATCGAACTCGACCACGAGATCCACATCATGCACCGGCTGCAGCTGGGTGCTGCGGGCGAGCGAACCCGACCCCCACACCACCTTCACATCCGGCGCGGTCAGCAACGCGGACGTGAAGGTGTCGCGACGGTCACGGGCAATCTGCACGACCTTCACATCCGCGTCGACAACCGACTGCAGGGTAGCGAAAGACTCGAGAACCGTCATGGAGCACCTCTCCCCAGCGGCCCGGGTGCGGGCGCTGATTCAGCGTACGGCCGACCTCGGACATCTTGCGGAAGA
Protein-coding sequences here:
- a CDS encoding ThiF family adenylyltransferase; this translates as MSGENWLVLLPTEAMEVIDKSYAWGNLTCRLSAPDKAAIVVALSNEDSDLVHLTEDPDHFLTVADFNRVGHWYRVPADAAFCAYLLTHQHATMPFDAFQTLVPQAIAPLPGQWHIAVTFCPDPPEIRDGERLPAWSAWTISNDTVRPISLDIQDGTQHVTALGSLWPTSLLSTSRALLLGAGSIGGAAAEALASYGVGHIDLVDPDKILFHNVPRHVLAAASVGMSKVDGLKASLNRQWPESNISPWPIDLTANANITRPLIDAADIIICTVDGVEPRRVANYLARRAGKPIVFACVLADGRYGEILRIRALPEVGCLDCQRRYMRDNGMIDPEPSLDRGYGDGTRHNPMTAIGGDLHLVGSIAAKVAVATLLQNAGEVDQTLTDDNLVIALRPSPGYAAPFDARRALHPHWSSATPPYPDCPACHRHP